In Candidatus Margulisiibacteriota bacterium, the genomic window CTCGGTTCGGTGTTTAAATTAATATTGGGTTGATGATTAAATAATGAATGATAACCAAGAACATTTGACAAGTGAGCCAGAAGAGAACGCGGCCCCAGCACCGGAAGAAGTAAAACCGGCGCCGGCTGGCGATAAAAAGTGGTATGTGATCCAAACCTTGACCGGCCAGGAAGACCGGGCCAAGCTGGCAATTGAACAGGCGATCGAATCCGAAGGTTTAAAAGATAAGATTATTCAGGTCCTGGTCCCGATTGAGGAAACAATAGAGATCAAAGGCGGCAAGCGCTATGAACGCATCCGCAAGATGTTCCCCGGTTACGTTTTCCTCGAGATGATCCTGGACGAAGAAACCTGGTACGTGATCCGGCAGACGACCGGCGTCGCCAGATTTATTGGGACTAAAACGCAGCCAACCCCGGTATCCGACCGGGAAATGGCCCGGGTCTTGAAACAGCTTGGTAAAGAAGAAAAACTGGAAGTCTTTTTTGAGAAGGGTGAGGCGGTCAGGATCATTTTTGGTCCGTTCCGCGGCTACACCGGCAATGTCGATGAGATCAATCCGGAAAAAGGGAAGCTCAAAGTCCTGATCAATATTTTTGGTCGGGACACGCCGGTCGAGGTCAATTTTGAGCACGCCCAAAAATTAGTCTGAAGGGAAGGCCATGGCAGCTAAAAAAGAACTTTTAACTAAAGTAAAATTGCAGATCAAAGCGGGAGCCGCTAATCCCGCCCCTCCGATCGGTCCCGCGCTCGGCCAGCACGGCCTCAACATCATGGAATTCTGTAAACAATATAATGCCGCGACCAAAGATAAAGGGGATATGGTCATCCCGGTCGAGATCTCGATCTTCAAGGACCGCTCCTTTACCTTTATATTAAAGACCCCGCCTGTGGCCGACCTTTTAAGAAAAGCGGCGGGCGTGGAAAAAGGGTCCGGCGTTCCCAACAAGAACAAAGTAGGCGCCGTCTCCAAAGCCAAGGTCAAGGAAATTGCCGAACTTAAATTGCCCGACCTCAATGCCAACGACGTCGAAGCCGGGATGAAAATTGTTGAAGGGACCGCCCGGAGCATGGGGATAAACGTACAATGAGCGGAAAAAAATTCAACGAAAAGAACAAACTGGTCAATAGCGACAAAAAATATACCCTCCAGGAAGCGGTTGCCATGTTAAAGCAGACTGCCTGGGCCAAGTTTGACGAAACAGTCGACCTGGCGATCAAGCTTGGGGTCAACACCACCAAGAACCCCTCGATCCGCGGCGCTGTTTCCCTCCCTTCCGGGAGCGGCAAAAGCAAAAAGATCGCGGTCATTACCAGCCCTGCCGGCGTCAAAGAGGCCGAAAAAGCCGGCGCGGCCGTAGCCGGTTCGGAAGACCTGGTAGAAAAGATCAAGGGGGGCTTCCTCGATTTTGATATTCTGATCGCTTCACCAGATATGATGGTCTCGGTCGGCAAGCTTGGAAAAATGCTGGGCCCCAAAGGGCTGATGCCTAACCCCAAGACCGGCACTGTCACAGAGGATGTGGCTAAGGCGGTCGCGGAATTCAAAGGGGGGAAAGTTGAGTTCAAGATGGACAAAGGCGGCGCGGTCCATATGGTTATCGGGAAAGTTTCATTCGCGCCTGAAGCGCTGATCAAGAATTTTAAGACCTCGCTGGAAGCGATCAACCGCCAAAAACCTTCCGGGCTTAAAGGTGTATACATCAAATCTATCACCCTTTCCTCGACGATGGGGCCGGGGATCAAGCTGGACACGCGTAAAACTTTGGAAGAGGTTGAATAATGAGCGAAAAAGCGATCGCGCGGAAAAAAATTGTTGTCGATGACCTGAAGGACCGGATCTCCAGATCCAGCTTGCTGGTGATCACCGATTATGTTGGCTTTACCGTCAAGGATCTGACCGGTTTGCGCAAGAAACTCCGGCCCACCGGCGGCGAGCTGAAGATCATCAAGAACACCCTGATCCACCGGGCGGCGAGCGAATGCGGCTATGATGGGCTGGAAGACAAGCTCAAAGGTTCTACCGCTTTGCTTCTGGGCTACGACGATCCTGTCGCCCCGCTCAAGGTCATGGTTGAATACTTTAAAGAGATCGAAAAAGGGGCGATGCGCGCCGGGATCGTCAGCAAATCTGTTTTTGACGAAAAGCAGCTCAAAGAAATATCCAAGCTGCCGCCGCGCGATATTCTGCTCGGTAAAGTTGTCGGCGGCCTCCAGGCGCCGATCTCCGGTTTGGTTAACGTCTTGCAAGGTCCGATCAGGAAACTGGTCTACGCCCTGCAAGCGATCAAAGACAAGAAAGGAGGGGAATAAGAAATGTCAAAAGTACAGGAATTGATCACGTCAGTTGAGTCGATGACCGTTCTCGAACTGTCCGAGCTGGTGAAAGCCCTTGAAGAAAAGTTCGGGGTAACCGCCGCCGCTCCGATGATGATGGGGGGTGGGATGATGCCGGGTGCCGGCGCCGCCGCTGAAGCTCCGAAAGATGAGTTCGACGTCGTGCTTACCGCTGCCGGAGACAAGAAGATCCAGGTGCTCAAGGTTCTCCGCGAGCTGACCGGTCTTGGTCTCAAGGAAGCAAAAGATCTCGTTGACGGCGCGCCCAAGACCGTCAAAGAGAAAATAAAGAAAGAAGAAGCTGAAGAGATTAAAAAGAAACTCGAAGCTGAAGGGGCAAAGGTAGAGATCAAATAATGACTGGTAGAAGGAAATTTTTTCAAACACGAAGCAGAAAGGTCATTGAGCCGCCGGATCTTTTGGAACTGCAGAAGGATTCTTTCAAGTGGTTCCTGGAAGAAGGGCTGCCGGAAGAATTAAGGCTGGTCTCTCCCATCAAAGGTTATCAGGGGGGATTGGAGCTTTCGTTCACCGGTAAGTGCAGCTACGGCAAGCCAAAATACCCGACTGAAGAGTGTTTGATCCGGGAAACGACTTATTCCGTGCCAATGAAGGTTGAAGCTCGTTTGCTCAACAAGGAGACAAAGGAGATCAAGTCGCAGGAAGTGTTCATCGGCGACCTGCCGATGATGACCGATCGCGGCACTTTCATTATTAATGGGGCGGAACGGGTCATTGTTTCCCAGCTGGTCCGTTCTCCCGGCGTTTATTTCCGCGAATCAAAGCGGAACGAGCGGACCGGGAAGGTCATTTTCTACGCGATGGTCGTTCCCGACCGCGGTGCCTGGCTGGAGATCGAAACGGACGCTTCCAATTCGCTCTCGGTTAGGATTAACCGTGCCCGCAAGATCCCGATAACCATGTTCCTGTCAGCGATCGGCGCGACCGAAGAAGAGGTCCTCAAAGCTTTACCGGAAGGGGAGCATCGGCGCAAATCCCTTAAGGATTGCCCGATCCTGCCGCGCGATGAAGCGCTGATCGAGATCTACAAACGGCTCCGCCCGGGAGATCCGGTAACCCAGGAAGGGGCTCAGGTTTATCTGAACAATCTTTTCTTCAACGCCAGACGCTATGACCTGGGGAAGGTCGGCCGCTACAAGCTGAACCGCCGCCTCACCGTCAAGATCGAAGAAGACAAGACCATGCTGACCAAGATCGACATTTTGGCCATGGTCGAAAATCTGGTAAGCATTAACAATGGCGACGGTATGCCTGACGATATCGACCACCTTGGCAACCGCCGCATCCGCGCCGTCGGAGAGCTTTTGCAGCGCCAGATCCGGGTCGGTTTTGCCCGGGTTGAAAAGCTGGTCAAAGAGCAGATGATGATCAAAGGAGCGGAGCCGCTGACCCCGGGACAACTGGTCAATGTCCGGCCGCTGCAAGCGGTGATCAAAGAATTTTTCGGCTCCAGTCAGTTGTCGCAATTCATGGACCAGACCAATCCTTTGGCCGAATTGACCCACAAGCGGCGTTTGTCGGCCCTTGGCCCCGGCGGTTTAAGCCGGGAGCGGGCGGGCTTTGAGGTCCGCGACATCCATCCGTCCCACTATGGCCGCATTTGTCCGATCGAAACACCGGAAGGTCCGAACGCCGGTCTGATCGGCTCCCTCTCGACCTACGCGAGGGTCAACAAATACGGTTTTATCGAATCCCCTTACCGCAAGGTGGAAAAAGGGCGGATCACCAATAAAGTAGAATACCAAACCGCTGACGTCAGCGACTTTTTCAGGATCGCTTCGTTCGACGTCAAGCTGGACGACGACGGCAAGATCACCGACAAGAATTGCACCGTCAGCTATAAACGCAAATTTATTCTGGCGACCCCGGACGAGATCGACTACATGGCGGTCGCCCCGGAGCAGATCATCGGCGTGACCACCGCCATGATCCCCTTTGTTGAACACGACGACGCCAACCGCGCTTTGATGGGGGCCAACATGCAGCGCCAATCGGTGCCGCTCCTTTCCCCGGAAGCCCCAATCGTTGGGACCGGCTGGGAAGCTCGGGTCGCCAAAGATTCCCGTTCGCTGGTTACCGCCAAGAACCCGGGCAAAGTTATCAGGGTTGATGCCAATGAAGTGGTTATCCAGCGCGACAACAAAACCAAAGATACTTACAAGCTGACCAGCTTTGGCCGGAGCAACCAGGATACCCTGGTCCACCAGCGGCCGCGCGTCAAACTTGGCCAGTCGGTCAAAGTTGGCGAACCGGTCGCCGACAGCTCCGCGACCAAAGACGGCGAACTGGCGCTGGGCAAAAATTGCCTGGTCGCCCTGATGCCGTTCGAAGGTTTCAACTATGAAGACGCGATCATTCTCTCCGAACGCCTGGTCAAAAAAGATGTTTTCACTACCGTCCATATCCAGCGGCTGGAAGTCGAGGTCCGTGCCACCAAGCTGGGAATGGAAGAGATCACCCGCGAGATCCCCAATGTCGGCGAAGAAGCGATCGCCAATCTCGACGACCGCGGAGTGATCGTCGCCGGCTCCGAAGTTGAACCGGGCGATGTCCTGGTTGGCAAGGTTACTCCAAAGGGAGAAACCGAACTGCCGGCCGAAGAAAAGCTCCTTCGCGCCATTTTTGGCGATAAGGCCCGCGATATGCGCGACACCTCGCTCCGCGTTCCGCCCGGAGAGACCGGAAAAGTTATCGCGGTCCGCTCTTTTTCCCGCGAGAACGGGGATGAGCTGCCGCCGGGAGTGCATGAACTGGTCAGGGTTTATATCGCTCAATTGCGCAAGATCAGTGTCGGTGACAAGATCGCCGGACGGCACGGGAACAAAGGGGTTGTCGCCAAGGTCCTGCCGGAAGAAGATATGCCTTACCTGCCGGATGGTACCCCGGTTGATGTTATTTTAAACCCGTTGGGCGTTCCTTCCCGTATGAATATCGGCCAGATCTTTGAATTGATGCTTGGCCAGGCCGGCTGGTCGCTTGGCCGGAAATACGAAATGCCCCCGTTTGACGAAGCGTTTGAAGAGAACGCTTCGCTCAACACGATCGAGAACGAACTGCAGGAAGCTTCGACCCGCAAAGATTTTCCGTGGGTCAACAAGAGCGGAAAAGTCGATCTGATCGACGCCCGCACCGGCCGGCCGTTTGGCCGCAAGGTCGCGGTCGGCAAGATGTACCTGATGAAGCTGATCCACTTAGTTGACGACAAGATGCACGCCCGCTCGACCGGCCCTTATTCGCTTATCACCCAGCAGCCGCTGGGGGGTAAAGCCCAGTTCGGCGGACAGCGCTTCGGAGAAATGGAGGTCTGGGCCCTTTACGCCTACGGCGCCGCCCACACGTTGCAGGAGATCCTGACGATCAAATCCGACGACGTGGTTGGCCGCTCCCGCGCCTATGAAGCGATCCTCAAAGGTAAATCAATGAGCAAACCAGGCATGCCGGAGTCGTTCAAAGTCCTGCTCAAGGAATTGCGCGGATTGGCTCTCGACATGAAGACCGTCACCCGTGAAGGCAAAGAGATAAACATTGACGAAGATACCAGATCAGCGCGCGAGCGAACGCCGCAGATCTTTGGCCGATCACGGTCATCAGGAGGAGAGAAACTTGCCGATTAGAAAACCGGAAGATAAAGAATTTGATTTCATTAAGATCGGTCTGGCTTCGCCGGAACAGATCCTCTCCTGGTCGCACGGGGAAGTAGAAAAGCCGGAAACTATCAACTACCGGACCTTTAAGCCTGAACGCCGCGGCCTGTTCTGCGAAAAGATCTTCGGGCCGGCCAAAGATTGGGAATGCCACTGCGGCAAGTACCGCCGGGTCCGCTATCGCGGGATCGTTTGCGAACGCTGCGGAGTGGAAGTCACGACCTCGCGCGTCAGACGCGAGCGGATGGGGCATATCAAGCTGGTGGAACCGGTCGCCCACATCTGGTTTTTGCGCGGGATCCCGAGCTACATCAGCCTCCTGCTTGACATCTCGACCCGGGCTCTGGAAGAAGTTATTTATTATGACGCGTTCATCATTACCGAAGTTGAAGACGACGTTAAAGGACTTAGGGTCGGCACCGTTCTTCGGGAGGCCGACTACCAGGAAGCGACCGAAAAATACGGCGACAGCCTGAAGGCCGAGACCGGCGCCCGGGCGATCAAAGAGCTTTTAAGCCGGATCGACATGGGGGTCCTGGTCGCCAAACTGCGCCGCGAGCTCAAGGGGGCGGTCGGCCAGAAGCGGATGAAGATCATCAAACGGCTCCGCATTGCCGAAGCTTTCCTGAAATCGAACAATCGCCCCGACTGGATGATCATGACCAACGTCCCAGTCATCCCGCCCGACCTGCGCCCCATGGTCCAGCTCGAGGGGGGCCGTTTTGCCACCTCAGACCTGAACGATCTTTACCGCCGGGTCCTTAACCGGAACAACCGCTTAAAGAAGATGATCAACATGGGGGCCCCGGAGATGATCATCCGGAACGAAAAGCGGATGCTCCAGGAAGCGGTTGACGTCCTGATCGATAACGGCCGCCGCAAACGGGCGGTCACCGGCTCTACCGGCCGGCCTCTTAAATCCCTGACTGACGGGATCGAAGGGAAACAAGGGCGCTTCCGGCAGAACCTGCTCGGCAAACGGACCGACTACTCCGGCCGATCGGTAATTGTCGTCGGCCCAAGCCTGAAGCTGCATCAGTGCGGTCTTCCCAAAGAGATGGCGCTGGAGCTGTTCAAGCCTTTTGTGATCCGCAAGCTGGTTGAGCGGGGGATCTCCCAGAACGTTAAATCGGCCAAGCGCCTGATCGAACGCCAGGACGTTATTGTCTGGGACCTGCTCGAAGAGATCATCAAAGGGCATCCGGTCATGCTGAACCGCGCCCCAACTCTCCATCGTTTAAGCGTCCAGGCTTTTGAACCGATCCTGGTCGAGGGGAAAGCGATCCAGATCCATCCGCTCGTTTGCCCGGCTTTCAACGCCGACTTCGACGGCGATCAGATGGCGGTCCACGTGCCGCTCCTTCCCGAAGCCCAGGTCGAGTGCCGCATTTTGATGCTTTCATCCAACAATGTCATGTCGGCCGCTTCGGGCCGGCCGGTGATCACCCCGACCCAGGACATGGTTCTCGGGACATATTACCTGACCGTTGATAACGACAAAGAAACCCTTGGCAAAGATATTGTTTTTTCCGGTGATCGCGAAGCGATGGTCGCCAACGACCTGGACCAGGTCCATCTGCACGCCCCGATCAAGGTCCGGCGGCATGGCGAGATCGTCGAAACGACCGTCGGCCGGGTCAAGTTCAACTACACGCTGAACCGGGTCTTGCGCAACCGGGGAATTACCGCGGAATATCCTTATCTCAATAAAGTTCTGACCAAAAAAGAACTGGAAAAGCTGATCACCGACTGCTACTCCCGCTTCGGCTCCGCCGTTACCGCGGAGATCGCCGACGAGATCAAGCGGCTCGGTTTCAAGTACGCGACCCTGGCCGGCGTTTCCATTTCGACCGAGGATCTCAATGTTCCCAGGCGGAAGAAAGAGATCATTGAAAAAGCCAACTCGCAGGTGGAAAGCCTGGAGAACATGTTCCGCAACGGCCAGCTGACCGACAAGGAAAAATTCATCCGCTCGCTCGATATCTGGAGCAAAGTGACCGAAGAAGTGACCGAACTGATGCTGGCCGACCTGGACAAGCTCAACTCGGTCTACATGATGGCTTTCTCCGGCGCCCGCGGCAATGTCCAGCAGGTCCGCCAATTGGCCGGTATCCGCGGCTTGATGGCCGATCCGTTCGGCAACATTATTAACATTCCGATCAAATCTAACTTTAAAGAAGGGTTGAGCATTACCGAATACTTTATTTCATCGTACGGCGCGCGCAAAGGGCTGGTTGATACCGCTCTGCGCACAGCCGATTCCGGTTACCTGACCAGGCGTCTGGTCGACGTCGCTCAGGACGTTATCGTGACCGAGCCGGATTGCGGGACCAAGGACGGCATCGAGCTGATCGCGATCCGCGAAGGCTACGAGATCGTTGTTCCCATCTCTCAGCGTCTTGTTCATCGGACCCCGACCAAAAATGTCGTCGACCCGCTCTCCAGCAAGGTTTTGGCCAAAGCGGGAGAGATGATGGACGATGAGACCGCGGCCAGGATCGAAGCGGCCGGGGTAGAAAAAGTCGAAGTTCGCTCGGCGCTAACCTGCCATACCAAGAAAGGGCTCTGCCAGAAATGCTACGGGCTCGATCTTTCGACCATGAACCTGATCAACGTCGGCGAAGCGGTCGGGATCATTGCCGCTCAGTCGATCGGCGAACCGGGTACCCAGCTGACCATGAGAACCTTCCACATCGGCGGCGTCGCTCTCCATAAGACGACCAAGACCGCCATCAAGATCAAGCATACAGGAACGATCCATTTTGGCGAAGGGTTTGAGCTCCGGACCATTTTAGACGAGTTCGGGACCAAGCGGAAAATGGTGACCCGCAGCGCTTCCGCCTTCGTCAAGGTCAAGGATAAAAAAGAGGAATATCTCCTGCCGGTCGGTTCCATTTTGCTGGTCGCCGATGGGGATAAAGTCGAGGCGAACCAGACGGTCGCCGAATTTGACCCGTCTTATGAATATGTTATCGCCAGTACCCAGGGGAAGGCCAAGTACATCAACCTGGAAGTCTCCAGCAAACGCGGCGAAAGGACCAACAAGAAAGACGGCGAGATCTTTACTTATAATCCAAAGGTCAGCAAGGAATATGCCATTCCCAAAGATGCCCAACTGTTCGTCAATGTCGGCGACAAGGTCAAGATCGGCGACGAGATCGCGACCGGAGTGGTCTGCAAGATGAACGGGGTGGTTTTGGAAGCCAAAAAAGACTATGCCATTGTTGCTCCCGGCGAGCTTTACCTGATCATTGCCGGGTCGAATGTCTACATTGAAGACGGGGACGCCGTTGAAAGCCACGACGTTATTGCCAAGGTCGAAGCGATCCGCCGCGACCCGAGCAAAACGCGCGATATTATTCAGGGCCTTCCCCGGGTTGAAGAATTATTTGAAGGCCGCCGGCCCAAAGACCCGGCGATCCTTTCCGAGATCGAAGGGATCGTTGAGATCTCTGAAAAAGAAGGGGCCAGATCGGTCAGGGTCCGCGACAAAGAAGAAGCCCGCGAATATTTTGTCCCTTACGAGACCCGCTTGCGCGTGGCGACCGGCGACAAGGTCCATGTCGGGATGCAGCTGACCGAAGGGACGGTCAACCCGCACGATGTCTTGAGCATCCTTGGTTCCCGCGCCGCCCAGAGCTTTATGGTCGCGGAGATCCAGAAGATCTATCGCTCCCAGGGAGTGACGATCTCTGACAAGCATATCGAGGTTATCGTCCGCCAGATGACCAAGAAGGTCCGTGTTGTCCAGTCCGGGGATACCACCCTTCTTCCCGGCGAGCTGATCGACAACAAGACCCTGGGGACCATCAACGATGGGTCCAAGGGTGAAAAGGCCGAGGCCAACGAGGTCTTGCTCGGCATTACCAAAGCGTCGCTTTCGACCGAAAGCTTTATTTCTGCCGCTTCATTCCAGGAGACCGCCAGGGTCTTGACCGAAGCGGCGGTCCAGGGAAAAACCGACGAGATGTACGGTCTCAAGGAGAACGTGATCATCGGCAAGTTGATCCCGGCGGGGACCGGTTTCGAAGATTACCGATATATCGAATTAGTTCCGACGGCCGGGACCGTTTCCGAGCTCGAGGAAGAAGTTAAGCAGGAGGAGGAATAATGCCGACAATCAATCAATTGATCAGAAAAGGGAGGGGCTCTAAGAAAACCAGGAGCAAGGCTCCGGCGCTCAAGTGTTGCCCTTTAAAACGCGGTGTTTGCACCAGGGTCTATACCACTACCCCCAAAAAGCCCAACTCGGCGCTGCGCAAAGTCGCGCGCGTCAAGCTGGCCGGCGGAATAGAGGTCAGCGCTTACATTCCGGGCATTGGCCACAATCTTCAGGAACACTCGGTCGTTTTGGTCCGCGGCGGCCGTGTTAAAGACCTGCCCGGTGTCAGATATCACATTGTGCGCGGCGCGTATGATACCGCCGGCGTGGAGAAACGGAATCAGAGCCGTTCCAAGTATGGAGCGAAACGGCCGAAGGGGGGTAGCGCCAGTGCCTAGGTATGGAAGGGTCCCCAAACGTAAAATTGTTCCGGATCCAATTTACAGCAGTGCCATGGTCCAGCGTTTTATCAACAAGATGATCCAGGACGGGAAGAAGAGCAAAGTCGAAAAGATCTTCTACGACGCCATGGAAATTGTCGAAGGTAAATTGAAAAAGCCGGCGCTGGAGATCTTTACCAAATCGATCGAGAACCTGACCCCGTTGCTTGAGGTCAAGCCCCGGCGTGTCGGCGGAGCGACTTACCAGATCCCGGTCGAGGTTTCCAAGCTGCGCGGCGAAGCGCTGGCCATGCAATGGCTGCGCGAATCGGCCCGGGAGCGGAGCGGCCGCTCGATGGCGGAAAACCTGTCCGGTGAAATGATCGATGCTTACAACGGCGGCGGCAACGCGATGAAAAACAGGGAAACGCTGCATAAGACGGCCGAAGCTAATAAAGCTTTCGCGCACTTCAGGTGGTAAAAGAAAATGCCTAGAGAATGTCCGATAGAAAAATATAGAAATATGGGATTCGCGGCTCACATTGACGCCGGGAAGACCACGACCACGGAGCGGGTGTTGTTTTACAGCGGCCGGCTCCACCGGATCGGCAATGTTGATGACGGTAATACCGCCATGGACTGGATGGTCCAGGAAAAAGAGCGCGGCATTACCATTACTTCGGCCGCGACCACGACCTTCTGGCGCGACCATCGGATCAATATTATCGATACCCCGGGACACGTTGATTTTACCGTCGAAGTAGAGCGCTCCATGCGCGTTCTCGACGGAGTGGTGGTTATTTTCTGCGCCGTTGGCGGGGTTCAGCCGCAGTCGGAGACCGTCTGGCGGCAGGCAATGCGCTACAAGGTTCCCCGGATGGCGTTTGTCAATAAAATGGACCGGCTTGGGGCCGATTTTTACCGGGTGGTTGGTCAGATCAAGGACCGTCTGCTGGTCAGGCCGGTGGTGATGCAGCTGCCGATCGGCGCCGAGGAGAATTTTAAAGGTGTGGTTGACCTGGTTGAGATGGAAGCGGTTATTTACGACGATGAGCAGGGGATGAAGTTCCATAAGGAGCCGATCCCCGCTGATCTGGCGGACAAAGCCAAACAATACCATGACCAGTTGGTTGAAGCGGCGGCTGAAGCCGACGACGCGACCCTGGAAAGATATTTGTCCGGTACCCCGTTAACCAAAGAAGAGGTCAAAGCGGGGATCCGGAAGCTCACCGTCGACGCCGCCATCGTGCCGGTCTTCTGCGGCTCTTCTTTTAAGAACAAAGGGGTTCAGCCCCTGCTTGACGGGATCGTCGACTACCTGCCGTCGCCTCTGGACAAGAAAGCGGTGGTCGGGACCGATCCGAAAAACGGGGAAGAGATCACCCGCGAACCAAGCGACGAAGCGCCGTTCTCGGCGTTAGCCTTCAAGATCGCGACCGATCCATTTGTCGGCCGGTTGACCTTTTTCCGGGTCTACTCGGGGGTCTTGAGCACCGGTT contains:
- the nusG gene encoding transcription termination/antitermination protein NusG gives rise to the protein MNDNQEHLTSEPEENAAPAPEEVKPAPAGDKKWYVIQTLTGQEDRAKLAIEQAIESEGLKDKIIQVLVPIEETIEIKGGKRYERIRKMFPGYVFLEMILDEETWYVIRQTTGVARFIGTKTQPTPVSDREMARVLKQLGKEEKLEVFFEKGEAVRIIFGPFRGYTGNVDEINPEKGKLKVLINIFGRDTPVEVNFEHAQKLV
- the rplK gene encoding 50S ribosomal protein L11, which produces MAAKKELLTKVKLQIKAGAANPAPPIGPALGQHGLNIMEFCKQYNAATKDKGDMVIPVEISIFKDRSFTFILKTPPVADLLRKAAGVEKGSGVPNKNKVGAVSKAKVKEIAELKLPDLNANDVEAGMKIVEGTARSMGINVQ
- the rplA gene encoding 50S ribosomal protein L1; its protein translation is MSGKKFNEKNKLVNSDKKYTLQEAVAMLKQTAWAKFDETVDLAIKLGVNTTKNPSIRGAVSLPSGSGKSKKIAVITSPAGVKEAEKAGAAVAGSEDLVEKIKGGFLDFDILIASPDMMVSVGKLGKMLGPKGLMPNPKTGTVTEDVAKAVAEFKGGKVEFKMDKGGAVHMVIGKVSFAPEALIKNFKTSLEAINRQKPSGLKGVYIKSITLSSTMGPGIKLDTRKTLEEVE
- the rplJ gene encoding 50S ribosomal protein L10 is translated as MSEKAIARKKIVVDDLKDRISRSSLLVITDYVGFTVKDLTGLRKKLRPTGGELKIIKNTLIHRAASECGYDGLEDKLKGSTALLLGYDDPVAPLKVMVEYFKEIEKGAMRAGIVSKSVFDEKQLKEISKLPPRDILLGKVVGGLQAPISGLVNVLQGPIRKLVYALQAIKDKKGGE
- the rplL gene encoding 50S ribosomal protein L7/L12, which encodes MSKVQELITSVESMTVLELSELVKALEEKFGVTAAAPMMMGGGMMPGAGAAAEAPKDEFDVVLTAAGDKKIQVLKVLRELTGLGLKEAKDLVDGAPKTVKEKIKKEEAEEIKKKLEAEGAKVEIK
- the rpoB gene encoding DNA-directed RNA polymerase subunit beta translates to MTGRRKFFQTRSRKVIEPPDLLELQKDSFKWFLEEGLPEELRLVSPIKGYQGGLELSFTGKCSYGKPKYPTEECLIRETTYSVPMKVEARLLNKETKEIKSQEVFIGDLPMMTDRGTFIINGAERVIVSQLVRSPGVYFRESKRNERTGKVIFYAMVVPDRGAWLEIETDASNSLSVRINRARKIPITMFLSAIGATEEEVLKALPEGEHRRKSLKDCPILPRDEALIEIYKRLRPGDPVTQEGAQVYLNNLFFNARRYDLGKVGRYKLNRRLTVKIEEDKTMLTKIDILAMVENLVSINNGDGMPDDIDHLGNRRIRAVGELLQRQIRVGFARVEKLVKEQMMIKGAEPLTPGQLVNVRPLQAVIKEFFGSSQLSQFMDQTNPLAELTHKRRLSALGPGGLSRERAGFEVRDIHPSHYGRICPIETPEGPNAGLIGSLSTYARVNKYGFIESPYRKVEKGRITNKVEYQTADVSDFFRIASFDVKLDDDGKITDKNCTVSYKRKFILATPDEIDYMAVAPEQIIGVTTAMIPFVEHDDANRALMGANMQRQSVPLLSPEAPIVGTGWEARVAKDSRSLVTAKNPGKVIRVDANEVVIQRDNKTKDTYKLTSFGRSNQDTLVHQRPRVKLGQSVKVGEPVADSSATKDGELALGKNCLVALMPFEGFNYEDAIILSERLVKKDVFTTVHIQRLEVEVRATKLGMEEITREIPNVGEEAIANLDDRGVIVAGSEVEPGDVLVGKVTPKGETELPAEEKLLRAIFGDKARDMRDTSLRVPPGETGKVIAVRSFSRENGDELPPGVHELVRVYIAQLRKISVGDKIAGRHGNKGVVAKVLPEEDMPYLPDGTPVDVILNPLGVPSRMNIGQIFELMLGQAGWSLGRKYEMPPFDEAFEENASLNTIENELQEASTRKDFPWVNKSGKVDLIDARTGRPFGRKVAVGKMYLMKLIHLVDDKMHARSTGPYSLITQQPLGGKAQFGGQRFGEMEVWALYAYGAAHTLQEILTIKSDDVVGRSRAYEAILKGKSMSKPGMPESFKVLLKELRGLALDMKTVTREGKEINIDEDTRSARERTPQIFGRSRSSGGEKLAD
- the rpoC gene encoding DNA-directed RNA polymerase subunit beta', with protein sequence MPIRKPEDKEFDFIKIGLASPEQILSWSHGEVEKPETINYRTFKPERRGLFCEKIFGPAKDWECHCGKYRRVRYRGIVCERCGVEVTTSRVRRERMGHIKLVEPVAHIWFLRGIPSYISLLLDISTRALEEVIYYDAFIITEVEDDVKGLRVGTVLREADYQEATEKYGDSLKAETGARAIKELLSRIDMGVLVAKLRRELKGAVGQKRMKIIKRLRIAEAFLKSNNRPDWMIMTNVPVIPPDLRPMVQLEGGRFATSDLNDLYRRVLNRNNRLKKMINMGAPEMIIRNEKRMLQEAVDVLIDNGRRKRAVTGSTGRPLKSLTDGIEGKQGRFRQNLLGKRTDYSGRSVIVVGPSLKLHQCGLPKEMALELFKPFVIRKLVERGISQNVKSAKRLIERQDVIVWDLLEEIIKGHPVMLNRAPTLHRLSVQAFEPILVEGKAIQIHPLVCPAFNADFDGDQMAVHVPLLPEAQVECRILMLSSNNVMSAASGRPVITPTQDMVLGTYYLTVDNDKETLGKDIVFSGDREAMVANDLDQVHLHAPIKVRRHGEIVETTVGRVKFNYTLNRVLRNRGITAEYPYLNKVLTKKELEKLITDCYSRFGSAVTAEIADEIKRLGFKYATLAGVSISTEDLNVPRRKKEIIEKANSQVESLENMFRNGQLTDKEKFIRSLDIWSKVTEEVTELMLADLDKLNSVYMMAFSGARGNVQQVRQLAGIRGLMADPFGNIINIPIKSNFKEGLSITEYFISSYGARKGLVDTALRTADSGYLTRRLVDVAQDVIVTEPDCGTKDGIELIAIREGYEIVVPISQRLVHRTPTKNVVDPLSSKVLAKAGEMMDDETAARIEAAGVEKVEVRSALTCHTKKGLCQKCYGLDLSTMNLINVGEAVGIIAAQSIGEPGTQLTMRTFHIGGVALHKTTKTAIKIKHTGTIHFGEGFELRTILDEFGTKRKMVTRSASAFVKVKDKKEEYLLPVGSILLVADGDKVEANQTVAEFDPSYEYVIASTQGKAKYINLEVSSKRGERTNKKDGEIFTYNPKVSKEYAIPKDAQLFVNVGDKVKIGDEIATGVVCKMNGVVLEAKKDYAIVAPGELYLIIAGSNVYIEDGDAVESHDVIAKVEAIRRDPSKTRDIIQGLPRVEELFEGRRPKDPAILSEIEGIVEISEKEGARSVRVRDKEEAREYFVPYETRLRVATGDKVHVGMQLTEGTVNPHDVLSILGSRAAQSFMVAEIQKIYRSQGVTISDKHIEVIVRQMTKKVRVVQSGDTTLLPGELIDNKTLGTINDGSKGEKAEANEVLLGITKASLSTESFISAASFQETARVLTEAAVQGKTDEMYGLKENVIIGKLIPAGTGFEDYRYIELVPTAGTVSELEEEVKQEEE
- the rpsL gene encoding 30S ribosomal protein S12, which translates into the protein MPTINQLIRKGRGSKKTRSKAPALKCCPLKRGVCTRVYTTTPKKPNSALRKVARVKLAGGIEVSAYIPGIGHNLQEHSVVLVRGGRVKDLPGVRYHIVRGAYDTAGVEKRNQSRSKYGAKRPKGGSASA